Proteins encoded by one window of Dreissena polymorpha isolate Duluth1 chromosome 11, UMN_Dpol_1.0, whole genome shotgun sequence:
- the LOC127850952 gene encoding uncharacterized protein LOC127850952, with product MSGMLKLKQLRDKKPYDRNNLQRAYAATLSGMSVYRAARVYQVPESTLRDRTRQNVLIDCHHGANTLFTQDEERKLVDHIVYMADIGYGYSLMDIQYMAWDYAMSLHKPVKAKEHLSQGWMYSFLSRWEELKVVKPQCLSLSRAKSASKENIDKYFQELNSILTEPDLKQCPQRIFNIDESGFSTEHKPPKIVCGNNTKPQAVTSARTKTVTVIGAANAIGNHIPPFYIFPGKRWCDELLEGAAPGSHGGMTESGFVNRDLFERYLKGHFTNHAGLVKGTDKPITLILYDGHKSHVSLTLTDWAKEHSVVLFVLPPHSSHLTQPLDIGVFGPMKHHYNNECKAYMHANPGVSITRYEVARLTARPYSRAFSPENITSAFRKAGIYPFNPDVITSTATAPSSIYKHPTEMLRDDAESTSAENSENKANASTRKTSQTFFEERTITKKVTVKPRKKFTPPYKLQGSLMSDKNMEQIKLQHQKKIQLEENAKKNEKISKSKQPNNQTTCKSPKATTSGIQINRVNQHGTDAESETDGDEEEDLSDLCCVCSRSSPPQLKDIHTLVIIKWGQCDKCQHWVHLTYCCDVRVLRRDSTFLCIHCCSAEE from the exons ATGAGTGGAATGCTG AAATTGAAACAATTAAGAGACAAAAAGCCATATGACAGAAATAATCTGCAAAGGGCATATGCTGCTACATTGTCAGGGATGTCTGTGTATCGTGCAGCCAGGGTGTATCAGGTGCCTGAATCAACATTGAGGGACAGAACCAGACAAAATGTGTTGATTGACTGTCATCATGGGGCAAACACACTTTTCACCCAAGATGAAGAAAGGAAGTTGGTTGACCATATTGTATACATGGCAGACATTGGGTATGGGTACTCACTAATGGACATACAGTACATGGCATGGGACTATGCAATGTCTCTTCACAAACCTGTAAAGGCAAAAGAACATCTTAGCCAGGGTTGGATGTATTCTTTTCTCTCCAGGTGGGAAGAGCTAAAAGTTGTTAAGCCCCAATGTCTCTCTTTATCAAGGGCTAAGTCTGCATCCAAGGAAAACATTGACAAGTACTTCCAAGAGTTAAATTCTATTCTCACTGAACCTGATCTGAAGCAATGTCCACAAAGAATTTTTAATATTGATGAATCTGGATTCTCAACTGAACATAAACCACCCAAAATTGTATGCGGCAACAACACCAAACCTCAAGCAGTAACATCAGCCCGAACGAAAACAGTCACTGTAATTGGTGCTGCGAATGCTATTGGCAACCACATACCACCCTTTTACATTTTTCCGGGGAAAAGGTGGTGTGATGAATTGCTGGAGGGTGCTGCCCCTGGATCACATGGAGGCATGACTGAAAGTGGGTTTGTGAATAGGGACCTGTTTGAAAGATACCTGAAAGGTCATTTCACTAACCATGCGGGACTGGTTAAGGGCACAGACAAACCAATAACATTGATCCTGTATGACGGTCACAAATCACATGTGTCACTGACCCTGACTGATTGGGCTAAGGAACATTCAGTAGTATTGTTTGTCTTACCACCCCATTCTAGCCATCTCACCCAGCCTCTTGATATTGGTGTGTTCGGACCAATGAAACACCATTACAATAATGAGTGCAAAGCGTACATGCATGCAAACCCAGGGGTGTCCATCACACGGTATGAAGTGGCTCGGTTGACGGCAAGACCATACAGTAGAGCTTTTTCCCCAGAGAACATCACAAGTGCTTTTAGAAAGGCTGGTATTTACCCCTTCAATCCCGATGTGATTACATCAACAGCTACAGCACCATCGTCCATCTACAAACATCCAACAGAAATGTTAAGAGATGATGCAGAAAGTACCAGTGCTGAAAACTCAGAAAACAAGGCCAATGCATCAACTCGTAAAACTAGTCAAACCTTCTTTGAAGAGAGAACAATAACAAAAAAGGTGACTGTAAAACCAAGAAAAAAATTCACACCACCATATAAATTACAAGGAAGTCTCATGTCTGATAAAAACATGGAACAAATAAAACTCCAACATCAAAAGAAAATTCAGCTGGAAGAAAACGCCAAGAAAAATGAGAAAATATCTAAATCAAAGCAACCAAATAATCAAACAACATGTAAATCCCCAAAGGCAACAACATCTGGAATTCAAATCAACCGGGTCAACCAGCATGGCACAGATGCTGAATCTGAAACTGAtggtgatgaggaggaggatCTATCGGATCTATGCTGTGTATGTTCCAGGTCGTCCCCTCCACAGCTGAAGGACAtacacacactggtcatcattaAATGGGGCCAGTGTGACAAATGCCAACACTGGGTCCACTTAACATACTGCTGTGATGTGAGGGTCCTGAGAAGAGACAGCACATTTTTGTGCATTCACTGTTGTTCTGCTGAAGAATGA